The following are from one region of the Methanospirillum hungatei genome:
- a CDS encoding DNA-methyltransferase, producing the protein MKPDVSSHSLTNPVIVTVELSRILLPDEEYILSRLNKQFKPHEISLNFSAQSLIAFLYTLDPGKYEKAIQDYMDKTNLCQLYSDGLENPFEILMSKILSIGSYGIRYRKRVYAGYASERKVAGRKEKENERGAYFYIEGNTFHQEVNELPKQYQNQILCGDSEKILKNLPDNCIDLIITSPPYNFGLDYASSGDSAHWEEYLEKLYRVFSEGIRVLKFGGRFIVNVQPLFSDYIPLHHLISSFFMNQKMIWKGEILWEKNNYNCKYTSWGSWKSPSSPYLKYTWEFIEIFCKGSLKKTGKSENADITDEEFKSWVVAKWSIGPERRMKEYNHPAMFPEELVNRCLKLFSYKDDIILDPFNGAGTTTAVAARTGRRYLGIDISSEYCLKAEERIDVFQNKPKNLENKEKIKKRFEKSFTSEPEPVMPRRRGRPRKVTKEKEMISQPSLDHYYSDST; encoded by the coding sequence ATGAAACCTGATGTTTCTTCTCATTCTTTAACAAATCCAGTTATTGTTACCGTAGAATTATCACGGATTCTCCTTCCAGATGAAGAATACATTCTTTCAAGATTAAATAAACAGTTTAAGCCTCATGAAATCTCTCTCAATTTTTCTGCTCAAAGTCTGATAGCGTTTCTATATACTTTAGATCCTGGTAAATATGAAAAAGCTATTCAGGATTACATGGATAAGACGAATTTATGTCAATTATATTCTGATGGCCTGGAAAATCCTTTTGAAATCCTTATGAGTAAAATCCTTTCAATTGGAAGTTATGGGATACGATATCGAAAGCGGGTGTATGCAGGATATGCTTCAGAAAGGAAAGTAGCAGGAAGAAAAGAAAAAGAAAATGAGCGGGGTGCTTATTTTTATATTGAGGGCAATACTTTTCATCAAGAAGTAAATGAATTGCCAAAACAGTATCAGAACCAGATACTTTGTGGCGATAGTGAAAAAATTCTTAAGAATCTTCCTGATAATTGTATCGACCTCATTATTACATCTCCACCTTATAATTTTGGATTAGATTATGCCTCATCAGGTGATAGTGCTCACTGGGAGGAATATCTTGAAAAATTATACCGCGTATTTTCAGAAGGAATCAGAGTATTAAAATTCGGTGGCAGGTTTATTGTGAATGTTCAGCCACTCTTCTCAGATTACATTCCTCTTCACCATCTTATCTCCTCATTTTTTATGAACCAGAAAATGATCTGGAAAGGGGAGATTTTATGGGAAAAAAATAATTACAATTGTAAATACACCTCCTGGGGGAGTTGGAAAAGCCCGAGTAGTCCATATTTGAAATATACGTGGGAATTTATTGAAATTTTCTGTAAAGGGTCACTTAAAAAAACCGGAAAAAGTGAAAATGCCGATATAACCGATGAGGAGTTTAAATCCTGGGTGGTAGCCAAATGGTCCATCGGGCCTGAGAGGCGGATGAAAGAATACAATCATCCGGCAATGTTTCCAGAGGAATTAGTGAACCGATGTCTGAAACTATTCAGCTATAAAGATGACATAATCCTTGATCCGTTTAATGGGGCTGGTACTACAACTGCAGTGGCAGCAAGAACCGGACGACGATATCTGGGCATTGATATTTCTTCAGAATATTGCTTAAAAGCTGAGGAACGAATAGATGTTTTTCAAAATAAACCAAAAAATCTAGAAAACAAGGAAAAAATAAAAAAGAGATTTGAAAAATCATTTACTTCCGAACCAGAACCTGTAATGCCACGGCGGAGAGGACGCCCGCGAAAAGTAACGAAAGAGAAAGAGATGATTTCTCAGCCCTCACTGGATCACTATTACTCTGATTCAACATAA
- a CDS encoding tetratricopeptide repeat protein — MKNRIQKAQAIFLFSTIIFTGFLTSSVIAGLEGPVVDAISYYNQAVDAASEGSIDEALILINKSLEIQPDFYLAQVTKASLYSQTGRHSQAEIILNEAEKTHPGNVYVLTAKASLYLETGQYKKAIQVADHALAIDPSLIETWIIKGTAHGGLGQYGEELNASSQALLIDPENEDALSNYEFAQKGLMLNQSNSDPVRAEKSSLSLSLLFAGVLSAVALQVLVRK; from the coding sequence ATGAAAAATAGGATTCAAAAAGCGCAAGCAATTTTTCTTTTTTCTACTATCATCTTCACAGGATTTCTCACCTCCTCAGTAATTGCAGGATTGGAGGGGCCCGTAGTTGATGCAATTTCCTACTATAACCAGGCAGTTGACGCCGCTTCAGAAGGATCCATCGATGAAGCTTTAATATTAATTAACAAGTCTCTCGAGATTCAGCCGGATTTCTATCTGGCTCAGGTAACAAAAGCTAGCCTCTATTCCCAAACCGGGAGACATTCACAAGCAGAAATAATTTTGAATGAAGCTGAAAAAACACATCCAGGTAATGTCTATGTACTTACAGCAAAAGCTTCCCTTTATCTGGAAACAGGACAGTATAAAAAAGCAATCCAAGTTGCAGATCATGCTCTTGCCATTGATCCCTCACTCATCGAAACCTGGATCATAAAAGGAACTGCACATGGAGGTCTTGGACAGTACGGTGAGGAATTGAATGCATCATCCCAGGCACTTCTCATAGATCCTGAAAATGAAGATGCATTATCAAATTACGAATTTGCACAAAAAGGGCTTATGTTGAATCAGAGTAATAGTGATCCAGTGAGGGCTGAGAAATCATCTCTTTCTCTTTCGTTACTTTTCGCGGGCGTCCTCTCCGCCGTGGCATTACAGGTTCTGGTTCGGAAGTAA
- a CDS encoding sodium:solute symporter family protein, producing the protein MADGVTIAIVTIYCLAMVGIGAWASKKIKNTEDYLVAGRSLGFWVFVLLMIGTVCSGMSLLGVSGLGYKFGWPTIWEQIFVPLSIAFCIMFFGVKLHAITRTTGYITVQDYLAHRFESPTTLRSLSAVAGIIVSMIYLVGQYTAIAIVLMWLFEIPLWLALIIATLVVTIYTTIGGLYAVAWAALIQSLILIIGVVIMSPIIIFYAGGFTHVNEFMASVNPSLVQPWMAEGMVFTPAYLVSFGVLLIVGLACAPHVINNVLAVKDARLFAWAPLLGFLIYGAVMFLLKFAGFAGIALVQEGVFTLPSVPNAQDFVILYGIQNAIPHIALWSIFAVIVLAAVMSTTDRLMLTIGGMFSWDIYKKIICKDASDKQVLLVSKIVVILSALITMVIALNPPEMLAFLIWMGIGVMLSTFAVPLLAGLYWRRATRMGAIVSMASGLISAGVFGAYYQYVSPLPLHFSFYAVIVSLIAMIIVSLVTKPVSEKVLDETKTGWYIRCP; encoded by the coding sequence ATGGCTGATGGAGTAACCATTGCAATTGTTACCATCTATTGTCTTGCGATGGTCGGGATAGGAGCATGGGCATCTAAGAAGATTAAAAATACAGAAGATTATCTGGTTGCTGGGAGATCTTTAGGTTTCTGGGTGTTTGTTCTCCTTATGATAGGAACCGTTTGTTCGGGAATGTCCCTTCTCGGTGTATCTGGGTTAGGCTACAAATTTGGATGGCCCACCATATGGGAACAAATTTTCGTACCCCTATCAATTGCGTTCTGTATCATGTTCTTTGGAGTTAAACTCCATGCAATTACCAGGACAACAGGATATATCACGGTGCAGGATTATCTTGCTCACCGATTTGAAAGTCCGACAACTCTTCGGTCTCTTTCAGCTGTTGCCGGAATTATTGTTTCAATGATTTATCTGGTAGGTCAGTATACTGCAATTGCAATTGTATTGATGTGGCTTTTTGAGATTCCGCTCTGGCTTGCTCTTATTATTGCCACCCTGGTGGTCACTATTTATACAACAATAGGAGGATTGTATGCTGTAGCATGGGCTGCACTTATTCAATCTCTTATCCTGATTATCGGAGTCGTCATCATGTCACCGATTATCATATTTTATGCAGGTGGATTTACTCATGTGAATGAATTTATGGCTTCGGTGAATCCTTCCCTTGTTCAACCATGGATGGCTGAAGGCATGGTCTTTACTCCGGCATACCTGGTTTCTTTTGGTGTCCTTCTTATTGTGGGTCTGGCTTGTGCCCCACATGTCATCAATAATGTACTTGCTGTAAAAGATGCCAGACTCTTTGCGTGGGCACCTCTCCTTGGTTTCCTTATTTATGGGGCGGTAATGTTTCTTTTAAAATTCGCCGGTTTTGCAGGGATTGCTCTTGTCCAGGAGGGAGTATTTACACTGCCGAGTGTTCCAAATGCTCAGGATTTTGTGATATTGTACGGCATTCAGAATGCGATTCCCCATATTGCCTTATGGTCAATTTTTGCGGTCATCGTATTAGCAGCGGTCATGTCTACTACAGATCGGTTAATGCTTACAATTGGCGGTATGTTTTCCTGGGATATTTATAAAAAGATCATCTGTAAAGATGCTTCTGACAAACAGGTCCTGTTAGTCAGCAAAATAGTCGTTATTCTCTCGGCTCTTATTACAATGGTGATAGCACTGAATCCGCCGGAAATGCTGGCCTTTTTAATCTGGATGGGGATTGGTGTTATGCTCTCAACCTTTGCGGTTCCATTGTTAGCAGGATTATACTGGCGTCGTGCAACGAGAATGGGGGCAATTGTGAGTATGGCTTCTGGTCTTATATCAGCTGGTGTCTTTGGAGCGTACTATCAATATGTATCACCATTACCACTTCACTTTAGTTTTTATGCAGTCATTGTTTCCTTAATTGCAATGATAATTGTTAGCCTGGTGACCAAACCGGTCAGTGAAAAGGTTTTGGATGAAACTAAAACTGGTTGGTACATTCGTTGTCCATAA
- a CDS encoding KUP/HAK/KT family potassium transporter, whose amino-acid sequence MEHPSKTSIIKAAGLVFGDIGTSPIYTLAVLFLFLPPTHANIMGAVSLIFWTLIIMVTVQYTFLAMRLSETGEGGTLVLKGILLPLLKKPRGVAIFTLLATLGISLMIGECVITPAISILSAVEGVRQIPGFELISQDWLIFFAIIIALGLFLFQKRGTEGVSRTFGPIMVLWFVTLFVSGLVSVLFSPEILAAINPVYAIQFFSHNGILGFFSLSMIVLCATGAEALFADMGHLGREPIQYAWGFVFVAVFFSYLGQAAFLLRNTDVSNPLFEMIFSESHLLYIPFLILMIVATVIASQAVISGIFSIIYQAITTHLLPMLPVDYTSDELRTQIYINTVNWLLCIAVIFVLLIFQYSDRLASAYGLAVTGTMSITGSFMIAIFLQRRKYFYMSIAMLVTLVDISYFLSTVSKITHGGYLSLVIAAIPFSIVIIYTAGQRALYRSMKPMGHDQFIKKYTRAYKTARHLRGTALFFARSLDQVPAYISRTMFNNEIIYEENVIISLDIKDEPYGFSWHFDKTIEPGLSHLSISYGYMQIIDLMRIIREAGIEEKTIFYGMEEIVTRNIIWKIFSAIKRLCPSFVQYYRLPSHKVHGVITRVEL is encoded by the coding sequence ATGGAGCACCCGTCTAAAACTTCGATCATAAAAGCTGCGGGGTTGGTATTCGGAGATATTGGTACAAGTCCGATTTATACTCTTGCAGTGTTGTTTCTTTTCCTCCCACCAACTCATGCGAATATCATGGGTGCTGTATCATTGATATTCTGGACTTTGATCATCATGGTAACTGTCCAGTATACGTTTCTTGCAATGCGTTTGTCAGAAACCGGTGAAGGGGGAACATTAGTCTTAAAAGGGATACTTCTTCCTCTATTAAAAAAACCTCGTGGGGTAGCAATATTTACTTTACTCGCCACGCTTGGAATTTCACTTATGATAGGTGAATGTGTTATCACCCCTGCCATTTCAATTCTTTCAGCGGTGGAAGGTGTTAGACAGATACCGGGATTTGAACTCATATCCCAGGACTGGCTCATATTCTTTGCCATCATTATCGCTCTTGGATTGTTTTTATTTCAAAAAAGAGGGACAGAAGGGGTTTCTAGAACATTTGGCCCGATAATGGTATTGTGGTTTGTCACGTTGTTTGTTTCCGGACTAGTATCTGTGCTATTCAGTCCGGAGATTCTGGCTGCCATAAATCCGGTGTATGCAATTCAGTTCTTTTCACATAATGGCATTTTAGGTTTTTTTTCACTTTCTATGATTGTTTTGTGTGCTACTGGCGCTGAAGCATTGTTTGCTGATATGGGTCATCTTGGACGCGAACCCATACAATATGCCTGGGGTTTTGTCTTTGTAGCTGTGTTCTTCTCCTACCTAGGACAAGCAGCATTCTTGCTCAGAAATACTGATGTATCAAATCCTCTTTTTGAGATGATATTTTCAGAATCCCATCTCCTATACATACCCTTTTTGATATTGATGATAGTGGCGACTGTCATTGCATCACAAGCCGTCATAAGTGGTATATTTTCAATTATCTACCAGGCTATTACAACACATCTTCTTCCGATGCTTCCGGTTGATTATACGTCAGATGAACTTAGAACACAAATTTACATTAATACTGTGAATTGGCTTCTCTGTATTGCAGTAATCTTCGTACTTCTGATTTTCCAGTACTCAGACCGGCTTGCAAGTGCATATGGTCTTGCGGTTACTGGAACTATGTCCATCACCGGATCATTTATGATTGCCATCTTCCTGCAAAGACGCAAATATTTCTACATGAGTATTGCGATGTTGGTTACTCTGGTAGATATTTCCTATTTCTTATCGACAGTATCCAAAATTACTCACGGCGGCTACTTATCTCTGGTCATTGCAGCTATACCATTTTCAATTGTCATTATTTACACTGCCGGACAACGGGCACTATACCGGTCCATGAAGCCGATGGGTCATGATCAGTTCATCAAAAAATACACCCGTGCATATAAAACTGCACGCCATCTTCGGGGAACTGCACTGTTCTTTGCACGATCACTCGACCAGGTTCCGGCATATATCTCCCGGACGATGTTTAATAATGAGATAATCTATGAAGAGAATGTGATTATTTCTCTGGATATTAAAGATGAGCCATATGGATTTTCATGGCATTTTGACAAAACAATAGAGCCCGGTCTTTCACATCTTTCTATTAGTTACGGATATATGCAGATTATAGATTTGATGCGGATTATCCGTGAAGCTGGTATTGAAGAGAAGACTATCTTTTATGGAATGGAAGAGATTGTTACGAGGAACATTATCTGGAAGATATTCAGTGCCATAAAAAGACTTTGCCCCTCATTTGTACAATATTACCGGTTACCTTCCCATAAAGTTCATGGAGTAATTACCCGGGTTGAACTCTGA
- a CDS encoding hydrogenase maturation nickel metallochaperone HypA has protein sequence MCTVGGPVDIDFDEGLKPKNYKCKDCGGSFSTIGKNVRCPTCGSDNCVPA, from the coding sequence ATGTGCACCGTTGGCGGACCTGTTGATATCGACTTTGATGAAGGATTAAAACCGAAAAATTACAAGTGTAAAGACTGTGGTGGCAGCTTTAGTACAATCGGCAAAAATGTCCGCTGCCCAACCTGTGGGTCGGATAACTGCGTTCCAGCATGA
- a CDS encoding alpha/beta hydrolase, with translation MIAPLYDGYLCIRSEQSFLLIGRVLSPFHLFIETIDDEYCQYLEEGDLVVVSAPEGGEVMQAMILLELIREYHAPLVVLPKGHPGSKRLSMVVSAGDHIELNCSIQRGTHPEQHLLCGSEEMAGLVLKRYEKGVEIKGGDNLSIQSFDRMIIAPLP, from the coding sequence ATGATTGCTCCTCTTTATGATGGTTATCTCTGTATTCGATCCGAGCAGTCCTTTCTTCTGATTGGAAGGGTTCTCTCCCCCTTTCATCTTTTCATTGAAACAATCGATGATGAATATTGTCAGTATCTTGAAGAAGGAGATTTGGTTGTGGTTTCTGCTCCGGAAGGAGGAGAGGTTATGCAGGCGATGATTCTTCTTGAACTCATCAGGGAGTATCATGCTCCCCTTGTCGTTCTTCCCAAAGGTCATCCTGGTAGCAAACGGCTCTCTATGGTTGTGTCTGCTGGAGATCATATTGAATTAAATTGTTCAATTCAACGAGGTACTCACCCTGAACAACATCTTCTCTGTGGATCGGAAGAGATGGCCGGGTTAGTTCTGAAACGATATGAAAAAGGAGTTGAGATTAAGGGAGGAGACAATCTTTCTATCCAGTCATTTGACCGGATGATTATTGCTCCTCTTCCCTAA
- a CDS encoding class I SAM-dependent methyltransferase: MQTTQEKLAKSLTADTIELIPYLPYLLQDIWELGSSPRIIADLIKKHIITSSETKVLDLACGKGAISIQIAQIFGCHVKSFDIIPDFIEYAKTKSLQYHVEKLCEFIVGDINDAVYVETDFDIVIFGAAGDIFGNPEETILLLKRTIKNGGYIIIDDVYGNVEFNRKYPTRKEWFHVFQNTGVKLLEDRLSEIEEIKRINDKQQLVIKQRASELIKKYPDKADLFKSYVKSQQIECNELEYELTGVTMLLRWAVDSD; this comes from the coding sequence ATGCAAACAACACAGGAAAAGCTTGCTAAATCACTGACGGCTGATACAATTGAACTGATTCCATATCTCCCATATCTATTGCAAGATATTTGGGAATTAGGCTCATCACCCAGGATCATTGCTGATTTAATTAAAAAGCATATAATAACATCCAGCGAAACGAAGGTGCTTGATTTGGCTTGTGGAAAGGGTGCCATAAGTATCCAGATTGCTCAAATCTTCGGTTGTCATGTAAAAAGCTTTGATATAATCCCTGATTTTATTGAATATGCAAAAACAAAATCCTTGCAGTATCATGTAGAAAAACTGTGTGAATTTATCGTTGGAGATATAAACGATGCTGTTTATGTCGAAACTGACTTTGATATTGTAATATTTGGCGCAGCAGGTGATATATTTGGGAATCCAGAAGAAACCATTCTCCTATTGAAAAGAACAATAAAAAATGGAGGATATATCATTATCGATGATGTTTATGGAAATGTCGAATTTAATAGAAAATATCCAACTAGAAAGGAATGGTTTCATGTTTTTCAAAATACTGGTGTAAAACTTCTTGAAGACCGGTTGTCCGAAATTGAGGAAATAAAACGAATAAATGATAAGCAACAATTAGTTATCAAACAAAGGGCGAGTGAATTAATAAAAAAATATCCAGATAAAGCAGATCTGTTCAAAAGTTATGTAAAAAGTCAACAAATTGAGTGTAATGAATTGGAGTATGAATTAACAGGGGTTACGATGCTTTTGAGATGGGCCGTTGATTCTGATTAA